One Legionella lansingensis genomic region harbors:
- the xseA gene encoding exodeoxyribonuclease VII large subunit, translating to MQHDKPALSISQLNRQIRLWLENEIGEVTVVGELSNLTKPNSGHFYFTLKDPGAQLRCVYFRNHHSLNSKHFKDGQQVLATGRLSVYEARGDYQLIVYSLTEAGLGELYRQFEELKAKLQVQGLFDSNRKKIIPRFPSVIGVITSPTGAALHDILTTLARRYPLARVKIYTSEVQGKDAAQQLIKALSKANEDKDAEVLILARGGGSIEDLWAFNNEQLALAISQSSIPIVSGIGHETDFTIADFVADLRAATPTAAAEAVTPNRIDLAASLKDLEQRALSSITRYTQHKQLLLSNRIAKILSPQQLIARHWQTLDFLERQLYQCMQSLLYQKKNTLHLFITKLQGKNPKALLQHSEIKIRGIEQQLIQHIKNKLSELKQTFTTRLATLHAVSPLATLERGYAIATINNNIIFSSTQVEKGNIINVRLAQGRLDCEVSDIKE from the coding sequence ATGCAGCATGACAAACCGGCACTTTCCATCAGTCAACTTAATCGCCAAATTCGCTTGTGGTTGGAAAATGAGATAGGTGAAGTTACCGTTGTTGGAGAGTTATCAAATCTAACCAAACCCAATTCAGGCCATTTCTATTTTACTCTGAAAGATCCTGGCGCTCAGTTGCGCTGTGTATATTTTCGTAATCATCACTCACTAAACAGCAAACATTTCAAAGACGGACAACAGGTTCTAGCGACAGGACGATTGAGCGTCTATGAAGCTAGAGGGGATTATCAACTTATCGTCTATTCATTAACCGAGGCAGGCCTGGGAGAGCTTTATCGACAGTTCGAAGAATTAAAGGCCAAGCTACAAGTCCAAGGCCTGTTTGACTCCAATAGGAAAAAAATTATTCCTCGATTTCCTTCTGTGATTGGCGTGATTACTTCACCAACTGGTGCTGCATTGCACGATATTTTAACCACCTTGGCAAGACGTTACCCTTTAGCCCGCGTAAAAATCTATACAAGTGAGGTGCAAGGTAAGGATGCAGCACAACAACTTATTAAAGCCTTAAGTAAAGCAAACGAAGATAAAGACGCTGAGGTCTTAATTTTAGCGCGAGGCGGAGGTAGCATTGAAGATTTGTGGGCGTTTAATAATGAGCAATTGGCCTTAGCAATCAGCCAAAGCTCAATACCTATTGTATCTGGCATTGGACATGAAACCGATTTTACCATAGCCGATTTTGTCGCAGATTTAAGAGCAGCTACACCTACAGCTGCTGCTGAGGCTGTCACACCAAACCGCATTGATTTAGCAGCCTCACTAAAGGATCTTGAACAACGAGCTCTTTCTTCGATCACACGTTACACTCAGCATAAACAACTTTTGCTTTCCAATCGCATAGCTAAAATTTTATCCCCGCAACAACTCATTGCAAGGCACTGGCAAACCCTTGACTTCTTAGAACGTCAACTTTATCAGTGCATGCAAAGTTTGCTATATCAAAAGAAAAATACCCTTCATTTATTCATAACCAAACTTCAGGGTAAAAATCCAAAAGCCCTGTTGCAACATTCTGAGATCAAAATCCGTGGGATAGAACAGCAATTAATTCAACACATTAAAAACAAATTATCTGAATTAAAACAGACGTTTACAACACGACTAGCCACATTGCATGCTGTCAGCCCATTAGCTACACTGGAAAGAGGCTATGCTATTGCAACCATTAACAATAACATTATTTTCAGCAGCACTCAGGTAGAAAAAGGCAATATTATCAATGTGCGTCTTGCTCAAGGACGCTTGGATTGTGAAGTGAGCGATATTAAGGAATAA
- a CDS encoding rhomboid family intramembrane serine protease produces the protein MLEELYTSLALIIRQTQANMNTLIIILGIVWLVYFINIFVNNRLYYLGIIPRRVYGLPGIIFSPFLHANFNHLFFNSIPLLVLSNFILINGLSYFLWVTLSITLLSGFLIWCFAKPGIHIGASALITGYWGVLVSDIYQQGSVTAIILGLISLYYFAGIFLGIFPGEKGVSWEGHLFGLLAGLVTSYFL, from the coding sequence ATGCTTGAAGAATTATATACGAGTTTGGCACTCATCATCAGACAAACCCAAGCCAACATGAATACTCTCATTATTATCTTGGGGATAGTGTGGCTGGTCTATTTCATCAATATTTTTGTTAATAATCGCTTGTATTATTTAGGTATTATTCCTAGACGTGTCTATGGACTCCCAGGAATCATTTTTTCTCCATTCTTACATGCAAATTTTAATCATCTTTTTTTTAACTCTATTCCCCTACTCGTATTGAGTAATTTTATATTGATAAATGGATTAAGTTATTTTTTATGGGTGACCTTAAGCATCACCCTCCTTAGTGGATTCTTGATTTGGTGTTTTGCGAAACCAGGTATTCATATTGGTGCTAGCGCATTAATCACGGGGTATTGGGGTGTATTAGTTAGCGATATTTACCAACAAGGCAGTGTAACTGCCATTATTTTAGGTCTTATTAGCCTTTATTATTTTGCCGGTATCTTTCTTGGAATTTTTCCTGGAGAAAAAGGAGTTTCCTGGGAGGGCCATCTGTTCGGATTACTGGCAGGGCTAGTGACCAGCTACTTTCTTTAG
- a CDS encoding ornithine cyclodeaminase family protein produces MALTLLRLEDIKRCITMKEAIDVMEEAFKQLARREVIMPLRTPIPVFKENALTLSMPAYLPEQGALGLKVVSIFPNNLKKNLHSVQGVILLLDAKTGKVEALMEGAYLTALRTGAVSGLATKFLSDENAKHVAIIGAGAQAATQLEAIAAVRNIEQVSIWSRNKERANTLAETIQNHFEVKTYKKLETAIKDADIICTATASTEPLIHLKHIKPNVHINAIGSHTKDMREIANDVLANASVIVDQKSAALAEAGEIIHAIRNKVLKKTSLKELGKVISKHASPYYKKRLTVFKSVGLAIQDISIAQAVYWNAKERQLGTEFEL; encoded by the coding sequence ATGGCGTTAACATTATTAAGGCTGGAAGATATTAAGCGCTGCATCACTATGAAAGAAGCGATAGATGTTATGGAAGAGGCCTTTAAACAATTGGCCAGGAGAGAAGTCATCATGCCCTTGAGGACGCCTATTCCTGTATTTAAGGAAAATGCCCTAACTTTAAGTATGCCAGCTTATTTACCAGAGCAGGGTGCATTAGGCTTAAAAGTAGTTTCAATCTTCCCCAATAATCTAAAAAAGAATTTACATAGTGTTCAAGGGGTTATTTTACTTTTAGATGCAAAGACGGGAAAAGTAGAGGCGCTTATGGAGGGGGCTTATCTCACCGCACTTAGGACAGGTGCAGTGTCAGGGTTAGCGACTAAATTTCTTAGTGATGAGAATGCTAAACATGTTGCGATTATCGGGGCTGGTGCTCAAGCTGCCACTCAGCTGGAAGCCATTGCAGCAGTAAGAAATATTGAGCAAGTTTCCATTTGGTCTCGTAATAAGGAAAGAGCGAATACTCTTGCAGAGACAATACAAAATCATTTTGAAGTTAAGACCTACAAAAAACTGGAAACAGCAATAAAGGATGCGGATATCATTTGTACGGCAACAGCAAGTACAGAACCTCTCATTCACTTAAAACATATCAAGCCTAATGTTCATATTAATGCTATAGGTTCTCATACAAAAGACATGCGTGAAATTGCTAATGATGTGTTAGCCAACGCTTCAGTGATTGTTGATCAGAAAAGCGCAGCCCTTGCGGAAGCAGGGGAGATCATTCATGCGATTAGAAATAAAGTGCTCAAAAAAACCAGTCTTAAAGAATTAGGAAAAGTCATATCGAAACACGCCTCCCCTTACTATAAGAAAAGGTTAACTGTTTTTAAATCAGTGGGACTTGCAATTCAGGATATCAGCATTGCCCAAGCTGTGTATTGGAATGCAAAGGAAAGGCAATTAGGCACTGAATTTGAGCTCTAA
- a CDS encoding M23 family metallopeptidase, whose product MKDWMKWVGCMTSLLFLWGNSLIATANVLPENHSVNGGVTIIPIDLKQKPEVYYDNKKIVVLPSSRPNQWLLVVGIPLDKNESIQNLIMTKPYQMTIPFHVSNKFYATQSLTIGNQRLVDPYTEDKIRIDEENKEMALLYAQFTPTDPFAEGFKAPSHGPISGLFGLKRVFNNQPRPPHSGLDIAAPEDTPVRVITKGNVISTKEYFFTGNTVIVDHGMGVFSLYAHLKRIDVKVGDHVKQGDQIGTVGKTGRATGPHLHWSMIMNQTLVDPLLFVPVRVITASTSVPKTLPQAAQKPTP is encoded by the coding sequence ATGAAGGATTGGATGAAATGGGTAGGATGTATGACGTCGTTGTTATTTCTATGGGGAAATAGTCTCATTGCTACAGCGAATGTTCTGCCTGAAAATCACTCTGTGAACGGAGGAGTGACCATTATCCCCATCGATCTCAAACAAAAACCTGAAGTCTATTATGACAATAAAAAAATTGTGGTTCTCCCTAGCTCTAGACCCAACCAATGGTTATTAGTCGTTGGCATCCCTTTAGATAAGAATGAGTCGATTCAGAATCTCATCATGACCAAGCCCTACCAAATGACCATTCCCTTTCATGTCAGTAATAAATTCTACGCCACACAATCGTTAACCATTGGGAATCAGCGCTTAGTTGACCCTTACACAGAAGATAAGATACGCATTGACGAAGAAAACAAAGAGATGGCGCTTTTATATGCTCAATTTACCCCAACAGATCCCTTTGCAGAGGGATTTAAAGCACCCAGTCATGGACCCATCAGTGGACTCTTTGGCTTAAAACGCGTGTTTAATAATCAACCTCGTCCACCTCATTCTGGTTTAGATATCGCGGCTCCCGAAGATACACCCGTTCGAGTGATTACCAAAGGTAATGTCATAAGCACAAAGGAATATTTCTTTACAGGGAACACCGTGATTGTCGATCACGGCATGGGCGTTTTCTCCCTCTATGCTCATCTTAAACGGATTGATGTGAAGGTAGGGGATCACGTCAAACAGGGTGATCAGATTGGCACTGTAGGCAAAACGGGCCGTGCAACAGGACCTCATTTGCACTGGTCGATGATAATGAATCAAACCCTAGTGGACCCTCTTCTTTTTGTCCCTGTACGTGTAATTACTGCAAGCACCAGCGTTCCAAAAACACTTCCGCAAGCAGCGCAAAAACCTACTCCTTGA